One Phaseolus vulgaris cultivar G19833 chromosome 4, P. vulgaris v2.0, whole genome shotgun sequence DNA window includes the following coding sequences:
- the LOC137838693 gene encoding uncharacterized protein — METPFSLVYGSDAMIPVQIHESSPRFLSFVGEESNEERRVNLDLLDEAREEARIKAEVVKRRVEYQYNSKVKPRQFQVADLVMRKAHLYELENKLSPKWTGPFRVTEAKGNGSYKLETLEGGPIPRNWNAANLKFYFS, encoded by the coding sequence atggagacgccattcagcttagtatatgggtcagacgccatgatcccagtacAGATTCACGAGAGCTCACCCCGTTTTCTGAGCTTTGTGGGAGAGGAGTCCAACGAGGAAAGAAGGGTGAATCTAGACCTGTTGGACGAGGCCAGAGAGGAGGCGAGGATAAAGGCTGAAgttgtgaagagaagagtggaatatcagtacaactctaaggtgaagccacgaCAATTCCAAGTGGCTGACCTGGTCATGCGGAAGGCTCATCTTTAtgagttggagaacaagttgtctcccaagtggaccggacccttcagagtaacCGAAGCCAAGGGGAATGGTTCATACAAGCTTGAGACTCTGGAAGGAGGTCCCATCCCACGCAACTGGAACGCAgccaatttaaagttttatttcagctaA